The DNA sequence TGGTGTAGGTGCTTCAAGAGTACGCGATCTCTTCAAACAAGCTAAAGAAAAATCACCATCAATAATATTCATTGATGAGATAGATGCTATTGGTAGAGCTCGTGGTAAAAACGCAGCGCAAGGGGCAAATGATGAACGGGAAAACACCTTGAATCAACTCTTAACCGAAATGGATGGATTTGGCACCAATACTGGTGTGATCATTATTGCCGCAACAAACAGGGCAGATATATTAGATTCAGCCTTACTTAGAGCAGGACGATTTGATCGCCAGATACATGTTGACATGCCTGACCTTAATGAGCGTCAAGAAATATTTAATGTACATCTTAAGCCATTAAAACTGGATAAAAAATTAGACGTTGAACTTTTGAGTCGACAAACACCTGGCTTTTCGGGTGCAGATATCGCAAATATTTGCAATGAAGCAGCATTAATTGCCGCAAGAAAAAACAAAAAGAAAGTAGAAAAAGAAGATTTTTCTGATGCCGTTGATCGGATTATTGGTGGGTTGGAAAAGAAAAACAAAATCATTACCCCTGCAGAGAAAAAAGTTATTGCATACCATGAGGCCGGTCATGCTTCTGTAAGCTGGTTACTAGAGCATGCACATCCACTGGTAAAGGTTACTATTGTGCCAAGAGGGCAATCTCTTGGAGCAGCTTGGTACTTACCGGATGAAAGGCAAATTACAACCACGGCTCAAATGGAAGACGAAATTTGCGCTGCGCTTGGAGGAAGAGCTGCTGAACAAGTGATTTTCAATCAAATCAGCACTGGTGCGCTCAGTGATCTAGAAAAGATAACCAAACAGTCTTATGCGATGGTAAGTGTATATGGGTTAAACGACAAAATTGGAAATGTAAGTTTTTATGACTCTAGCGGAAGTAGTGAATACTCTTTCAGTAAACCATATAGCGAGCAAACCGCACAAATAATAGATGAAGAAGTAAGTCTATTTGTGGAGAAAAATTATGAGAGGACACTTGATCTACTAGAGAAGAACAAAGACAAATTAATCGCATTAGCAACTGTGTTACTTGAAAAAGAAGTGATTTACAAAGAAGATCTGGAAAAAGTATTCGGACAAAGACCGTGGGCAGAAGAAAACCGACTTTCTGGCTCTAAAAAAGTATCCAAAGCGAAAGCTAAAAAGAAAGAATCTACATCTGAAGAAAAAACAC is a window from the Flavobacteriales bacterium genome containing:
- the hflB gene encoding ATP-dependent zinc metalloprotease FtsH; translated protein: MTDKKDTKNKKTNLKKGPVRKKKDNKPFNFYWIYLAVALLFLVLNFVGWSVQIKEINFQEFKRNMLDRQHVEKIVIVNKEHAEVYILSDKLSDTQYDDINNGKNSARGPHYKIMIGSPEIFQKKLDNAQESFSPEDQIDISYETKKDWGGDIISWLLPILIMVGIWIFIMKRIGGSGGGGQIFNIGKSKATLFDKDTNVNITFTDVAGLDEAKIEVKEIVDFLKHPKKYTDLGAKIPKGALLVGPPGTGKTLLAKAVAGEAQVPFFSLSGSDFVEMFVGVGASRVRDLFKQAKEKSPSIIFIDEIDAIGRARGKNAAQGANDERENTLNQLLTEMDGFGTNTGVIIIAATNRADILDSALLRAGRFDRQIHVDMPDLNERQEIFNVHLKPLKLDKKLDVELLSRQTPGFSGADIANICNEAALIAARKNKKKVEKEDFSDAVDRIIGGLEKKNKIITPAEKKVIAYHEAGHASVSWLLEHAHPLVKVTIVPRGQSLGAAWYLPDERQITTTAQMEDEICAALGGRAAEQVIFNQISTGALSDLEKITKQSYAMVSVYGLNDKIGNVSFYDSSGSSEYSFSKPYSEQTAQIIDEEVSLFVEKNYERTLDLLEKNKDKLIALATVLLEKEVIYKEDLEKVFGQRPWAEENRLSGSKKVSKAKAKKKESTSEEKTPEGNTDEKESSEEQGIESPKEITNESEEA